Proteins encoded within one genomic window of Bradyrhizobium sp. CB1717:
- a CDS encoding autotransporter outer membrane beta-barrel domain-containing protein, protein MRARLALLLLTAGLLLPRAADAQVMREFGAFGGAENFAPPGPNAPGNGFNNFGGMNGPMFGGPQAAGFGGAPFGNGNGGSMPPNYGWNSVPPGLAGAARFGMREAFGGGSDGAPRGETAQATFLAMRQFTLALLDPAIDGRGIGPAELDAELAAYADIGNDRTHGGIGREAYGAIYGRPALAAPHWNVWAAGFGGSQVSTGGTGSASRSFGTVAGADYSLSPQTRMGFALAGGGTGFANNFSNGRSDLFQAGSFVRHSVGSAYVATGLAYGWQAISNDHPVTPAGSGQFTAAVNANAYSGRVEGGYRLATAWFGITPYAAAQITTFRLPSSSGAQPPERANAFSTGPGSDSFTDSRTELGLRTSTQLVLPGSVVSLRGRLAWAHDFSAGQSIPAAFLSLPGQGLTASGAALASNAALTGIALELRAVNGWSASASFDSEVSSLIRAYTGKAALRYAW, encoded by the coding sequence GTGCGTGCGCGTCTGGCGCTGCTGCTATTGACGGCCGGATTGCTGCTGCCGCGCGCGGCGGATGCGCAGGTCATGCGCGAGTTCGGCGCGTTCGGAGGCGCCGAGAATTTCGCTCCCCCCGGTCCGAATGCGCCCGGCAACGGTTTTAATAATTTCGGCGGCATGAATGGCCCCATGTTCGGCGGCCCGCAGGCCGCCGGTTTTGGCGGAGCGCCGTTCGGCAACGGCAATGGCGGCAGCATGCCACCGAACTACGGCTGGAATAGCGTGCCGCCGGGACTTGCCGGCGCGGCACGGTTCGGCATGCGAGAAGCCTTTGGCGGCGGCTCCGATGGTGCTCCGCGCGGCGAGACGGCGCAGGCCACCTTCCTGGCGATGAGGCAGTTCACGCTCGCCCTGCTCGATCCCGCCATCGATGGCCGCGGCATCGGCCCGGCCGAATTGGACGCAGAGCTGGCGGCCTATGCCGATATCGGAAACGACCGGACGCATGGCGGCATCGGGCGCGAGGCCTATGGGGCGATCTACGGCAGGCCAGCGCTCGCGGCTCCGCACTGGAACGTCTGGGCTGCGGGTTTCGGCGGCTCGCAGGTATCGACCGGCGGCACCGGCTCGGCCAGCCGCAGTTTTGGCACCGTGGCCGGTGCCGATTATTCGCTCTCGCCGCAGACGCGGATGGGCTTTGCGCTGGCCGGAGGTGGCACCGGCTTCGCCAACAATTTTTCGAATGGCCGCTCCGATCTGTTTCAGGCCGGCTCCTTCGTCCGGCACAGCGTCGGATCAGCCTATGTCGCCACCGGTCTCGCCTACGGCTGGCAAGCGATCAGCAACGATCATCCGGTGACGCCGGCCGGCTCCGGACAGTTCACCGCGGCGGTCAACGCCAACGCTTATTCCGGACGCGTCGAAGGCGGCTATCGTCTTGCCACAGCCTGGTTCGGCATCACGCCCTATGCGGCGGCGCAGATCACCACCTTCCGCCTGCCCTCCTCGAGCGGAGCGCAGCCGCCCGAGAGGGCCAACGCATTTTCGACCGGGCCCGGCAGCGACAGCTTCACCGACAGCCGCACCGAGCTCGGCCTGCGCACGAGCACGCAGCTTGTGTTGCCGGGCAGCGTGGTCAGCCTGCGCGGGCGGCTTGCCTGGGCGCATGACTTCAGCGCAGGGCAATCGATCCCGGCGGCGTTCCTGTCCTTGCCCGGCCAGGGCTTGACCGCGAGCGGCGCAGCCTTGGCGTCGAACGCCGCGCTGACAGGCATTGCGCTCGAGCTGCGCGCTGTGAATGGCTGGTCCGCCTCGGCGAGCTTCGACAGCGAAGTGTCGAGCCTGATACGTGCCTACACCGGCAAGGCCGCGCTCCGTTACGCCTGGTAG
- a CDS encoding acyl-CoA synthetase — translation MSERQNPYNIGLDKTQANYVPLSPLSFLARSAAVYPDHVSTVYEGRSFTWAQTYERCRRFASYLVGKGIGVGDSVAAMLPNIPAMNEAHFAVPMAGAVLNALNIRLDAPSIAFQLDHGGAKIILVDPEFSGVITDALAQMSGPKPFVIDVDDAAFKGGKRIGEIEYEAAVAQGNPGFAAVPPSDEWDAIALSYTSGTTGNPKGVVTHHRGAYLNAVSNILAGNLGQHPVYLWTLPMFHCNGWCFPWTIAAAAGINVCLRKVEPTKIFELIRQHGVTHMCGAPIVYNTLINAPDAPKGNAARRVVGLIAGAAPPVAVLEGAENIGIKLTHVYGLTEVYGPASVCAEQPGWDDLPAAERASLKRRQGVPYPLEESVTVINPQTMQEVPRDGETIGEVMFRGNIVMKGYLKNEKATTEAFAGGWFHTGDLGVLDEHGYVIIKDRSKDIIISGGENISSVEVEDILYKHPAVLFAAVVAKPDPKWGEVPCAFVELKDDASATEAEIIAFCRSQMSGFKTPKAVVFGPIPKTSTGKIQKFLLRNEVGSVKAISA, via the coding sequence ATGAGTGAGCGACAGAACCCGTACAATATTGGCCTCGACAAGACCCAAGCCAACTACGTGCCGCTGAGCCCGCTAAGCTTCCTCGCGCGCAGCGCGGCGGTCTATCCCGATCACGTCAGCACCGTCTATGAAGGCCGCAGCTTCACCTGGGCGCAGACCTATGAACGCTGCAGACGCTTTGCCTCGTATCTCGTCGGCAAGGGCATCGGCGTCGGCGACTCCGTGGCGGCGATGCTCCCGAACATCCCCGCGATGAACGAGGCGCACTTCGCCGTGCCGATGGCCGGCGCCGTGCTCAACGCGCTCAACATCCGCCTCGATGCGCCCTCGATCGCGTTCCAGCTCGATCATGGCGGGGCGAAGATCATCCTGGTCGATCCCGAATTTTCGGGCGTCATCACCGATGCGCTGGCGCAGATGAGCGGGCCAAAGCCGTTCGTGATCGATGTCGACGATGCCGCCTTCAAGGGCGGCAAGCGGATCGGCGAGATTGAATATGAGGCCGCCGTTGCCCAAGGCAATCCCGGCTTCGCCGCGGTCCCACCAAGCGACGAATGGGACGCGATCGCGCTGAGCTACACCTCGGGCACGACGGGCAATCCCAAGGGCGTCGTCACCCATCACCGCGGCGCGTATCTGAACGCGGTCAGCAACATCCTCGCCGGCAATCTCGGCCAGCATCCGGTCTATCTCTGGACGCTGCCGATGTTCCACTGCAACGGCTGGTGCTTCCCCTGGACCATCGCGGCCGCGGCCGGCATCAATGTCTGCCTGCGCAAGGTCGAGCCGACAAAGATCTTCGAGCTGATCAGGCAACATGGCGTCACCCACATGTGTGGCGCGCCGATCGTCTACAACACACTGATCAATGCACCTGACGCGCCGAAGGGTAACGCCGCGCGCCGGGTGGTCGGCCTGATCGCCGGCGCCGCACCGCCTGTCGCGGTGCTCGAAGGCGCAGAAAACATCGGCATCAAGCTGACGCATGTCTACGGCCTCACCGAGGTCTACGGCCCCGCCTCCGTCTGCGCCGAGCAGCCCGGCTGGGACGACCTGCCCGCCGCCGAACGCGCCAGCCTGAAGCGGCGGCAGGGCGTGCCCTACCCGCTCGAAGAAAGCGTCACCGTCATCAATCCGCAGACCATGCAGGAGGTGCCGCGCGACGGCGAGACCATCGGCGAGGTCATGTTCCGCGGCAACATCGTGATGAAGGGTTACCTCAAGAACGAGAAGGCGACGACGGAAGCCTTCGCAGGCGGCTGGTTTCACACCGGCGATCTCGGCGTGCTCGACGAGCACGGCTATGTCATCATCAAGGACCGCTCGAAGGATATCATCATCTCCGGCGGCGAGAACATTTCGTCAGTCGAGGTCGAGGACATCCTCTACAAGCACCCGGCCGTGCTGTTCGCCGCGGTCGTCGCCAAGCCCGATCCGAAATGGGGCGAGGTGCCTTGCGCCTTCGTCGAGCTGAAGGACGATGCCAGTGCGACCGAGGCCGAGATCATCGCCTTCTGCCGTTCGCAGATGAGCGGCTTCAAGACGCCGAAGGCGGTCGTGTTCGGACCGATCCCGAAGACGTCCACGGGCAAGATCCAGAAATTCCTGCTGCGCAACGAAGTGGGATCAGTGAAGGCGATCTCGGCCTGA